One Frankia alni ACN14a DNA window includes the following coding sequences:
- a CDS encoding succinate dehydrogenase cytochrome b subunit, translating to MNFWRSTIGKKTVMAVTGLLMLLFLIVHMLGNLKIFFGRTDFDHYAHWLRTIGNPVLHESWYLWIQRFVLVVAVVLHAVSAYQLSRRDLKARPTKYSHHQRARAGYATHIMRYGGITLALFIVYHILDFTTLTLNRHGVDGAAYDNVVSSFSVWWVTAIYIAAMICLGLHIQHGFWSAAQTLGYNRPSRDRAFKGVATGLAVLLTVGFLIVPVSVLAGLVD from the coding sequence TTGAACTTCTGGCGTTCGACGATCGGCAAGAAGACCGTGATGGCGGTCACCGGTCTGCTGATGCTGCTGTTCCTGATCGTCCATATGCTCGGGAACCTGAAGATCTTCTTCGGCCGAACCGACTTCGACCACTACGCCCACTGGCTGCGCACGATCGGGAACCCGGTCCTGCACGAAAGCTGGTATCTGTGGATCCAGCGGTTCGTCCTGGTAGTGGCCGTCGTGCTACACGCCGTCTCGGCCTACCAGCTCAGCCGACGGGACCTGAAGGCCCGGCCGACGAAATACTCCCACCACCAGCGGGCCAGGGCCGGCTACGCCACGCACATCATGCGTTACGGCGGCATCACCCTGGCGCTGTTCATCGTTTACCACATCCTCGACTTCACCACGCTCACCCTGAACCGCCACGGAGTCGACGGCGCCGCCTACGACAACGTCGTGTCGAGCTTCAGCGTGTGGTGGGTCACGGCCATCTACATCGCCGCCATGATCTGCCTGGGCCTCCACATCCAGCACGGCTTCTGGAGTGCCGCCCAGACCCTCGGGTACAACCGGCCGAGCCGCGACCGCGCCTTCAAGGGTGTGGCGACGGGTCTCGCCGTGCTTCTCACGGTGGGATTCCTGATCGTTCCGGTGTCGGTCCTCGCCGGCCTCGTCGACTGA
- a CDS encoding nucleoside-diphosphate sugar epimerase/dehydratase: MWRRRVDGTADQRRTAHLARRVLRLNLRQRVGLQIALDSAAMVIGLTSAQLGRFDFAHDALADLGFWVICALAVCLLHFLGTALHLYLGRYRFGGFEEVLGLLVAVLLTNVGVLVVIAAFGSPRPMPLSVPPLGGAVTLVVMFGVRYLWRLVEEQLRRPNRDSAEPVLIFGAGDGAEGVLTAMMRTQDSPYYPVALLDDDPNLHNLRLLGVRVLGGRESIGPVAAATGARTLLVAIPSADAGLLRDISRIAESVGLTVKVLPKVGDLIDGRVGVGDIRDLDLADLLGRRQVRTDMAAAASYLVGRRVLVTGAGGSIGSELCRQIAGYRPAELIMLDRDESALRAVQLSLTGRAMLDDDAIVLGDIRDLDLVTTLFMERRPQVVFHAAALKHLPLLERFPGESVKTNVWGTLAILRTAVACGVERLVNISTDKAANPVSALGYSKRITERLTAHLAREASGTLVSVRFGNVLGSNGSVLTVFAGQLAAGGPITVTHPDVTRYFMTIPEAVQLVLQAGALGAPGEALVLDMGEPVRIADVAARLAAREKRPIEIVYTGLGRGEKLHEELFGDGETDQRPHHPLISHVDVPSLDPTRALALDPWAPPERVLAELAALAREAVLVPATATVEAPTAATAPTAPTAPAAPVLPADPVLPPAPVLPAASVLPAGGLIPRQPTADRSDAARPATP, from the coding sequence ATGTGGAGACGTAGAGTAGACGGCACGGCCGACCAGCGGCGGACAGCGCACCTCGCGCGGCGCGTCCTGAGGCTCAACCTCCGCCAACGAGTGGGACTGCAGATCGCCCTGGACAGCGCGGCGATGGTCATCGGCCTCACGTCGGCCCAGCTCGGACGGTTCGACTTCGCCCACGACGCCCTGGCCGACCTCGGCTTCTGGGTGATCTGCGCCCTGGCGGTCTGCCTGCTCCACTTCTTGGGCACGGCCCTGCACCTCTATCTGGGGCGCTACCGCTTCGGCGGCTTCGAGGAGGTGCTCGGGCTGCTCGTGGCGGTGCTGTTGACGAACGTCGGCGTGCTCGTCGTCATCGCCGCGTTCGGCTCGCCGCGCCCGATGCCGCTGAGCGTGCCGCCGCTCGGCGGCGCGGTGACCCTGGTCGTGATGTTCGGCGTGCGTTACCTGTGGCGACTGGTGGAGGAGCAGCTGCGCCGGCCGAACCGGGACAGCGCCGAGCCGGTGCTGATCTTCGGCGCCGGCGACGGAGCCGAAGGGGTCCTCACGGCGATGATGCGCACCCAGGACAGCCCCTATTACCCCGTCGCCCTGCTGGACGACGACCCGAACCTGCACAACCTGCGTCTGCTCGGGGTCCGGGTGCTCGGTGGACGGGAGTCGATCGGCCCGGTCGCGGCGGCCACCGGAGCGAGAACCCTGCTGGTGGCCATCCCGAGCGCGGACGCCGGACTGCTCCGGGACATCAGCAGAATCGCCGAGAGCGTCGGCCTCACCGTGAAGGTCCTTCCCAAGGTCGGCGACCTGATCGACGGACGGGTCGGCGTCGGCGACATCCGCGACCTGGACCTCGCCGACCTGCTCGGCCGCCGCCAGGTCCGCACCGACATGGCCGCCGCCGCCAGCTACCTGGTGGGGCGCCGGGTGCTGGTGACCGGTGCGGGCGGGTCGATCGGCTCCGAGCTGTGCCGGCAGATCGCCGGCTACCGCCCGGCCGAACTGATCATGCTGGACCGGGACGAGTCCGCGCTGCGGGCGGTGCAGCTGTCGCTCACCGGCCGCGCGATGCTCGACGACGACGCGATCGTGCTCGGCGACATCCGCGACCTCGACCTCGTCACCACGCTGTTCATGGAGCGCCGCCCGCAGGTCGTCTTCCACGCCGCGGCCCTCAAACACCTCCCGCTACTCGAACGCTTCCCCGGGGAGTCGGTGAAGACCAACGTCTGGGGCACGCTGGCGATCCTGCGCACGGCCGTGGCCTGCGGCGTCGAACGGTTGGTGAACATCTCGACGGACAAGGCCGCCAACCCGGTCAGCGCGCTGGGCTACTCGAAGCGGATCACCGAACGGCTCACCGCCCACCTGGCCCGGGAGGCCAGCGGGACGCTGGTCAGCGTGCGGTTCGGCAACGTGCTGGGCAGCAACGGCTCCGTGCTCACCGTCTTCGCCGGCCAGCTCGCCGCCGGTGGCCCGATCACGGTCACCCATCCCGACGTCACCCGATACTTCATGACCATCCCCGAGGCCGTGCAGCTCGTGCTGCAGGCCGGCGCGCTCGGCGCTCCCGGGGAGGCCCTCGTCCTCGACATGGGGGAGCCGGTGCGGATCGCGGACGTCGCCGCGCGGCTCGCGGCGCGCGAGAAGCGGCCGATCGAGATCGTCTACACCGGTCTGGGCCGCGGGGAGAAGCTGCACGAGGAGCTGTTCGGCGACGGCGAGACCGACCAGCGCCCGCACCATCCCCTGATCTCGCACGTCGACGTGCCCTCGCTGGACCCGACCCGGGCGCTCGCCCTCGACCCCTGGGCCCCGCCGGAGCGGGTGCTGGCCGAGCTCGCCGCCCTGGCCCGCGAGGCCGTCCTCGTCCCCGCCACCGCGACTGTCGAGGCCCCGACCGCCGCGACCGCTCCGACCGCCCCGACCGCCCCGGCGGCTCCTGTCCTTCCGGCAGACCCGGTCCTCCCGCCAGCCCCGGTCCTCCCGGCGGCCTCCGTCCTCCCGGCGGGCGGCCTGATTCCCCGCCAGCCGACCGCGGACCGTTCCGACGCGGCCCGGCCCGCCACGCCGTGA
- a CDS encoding polysaccharide biosynthesis tyrosine autokinase, protein MELRDYVRVLRRSWMVMVACVVLGGLLAAASTWRATKEYAASVTMVVSSPDNAEGAASAYQGGLLSQQRVKSYANLVASERVAASVIDRLHLKTTPEALRGQISAQAVPDTVLLRAIVRDRVPRRAQSIADAVGESFSVAVAQIEAPADDEPPSVRVSVWERAKLPVSPVSPQPTRNLALGLLLGLMAGVTVAFTRFRLDTSVSGEEDARESTDLPNLAVIAFDADAVRRPLITNARPHSARAEAFRQLRTNLQFVDVDAGPRSILVSSSVPGEGKTTTICNLAISLAQGGARVCLIEGDLRRPSFGDYLGVESAAGLTSVLIGAADLDDVLQPWGEGRVGEGRVEVLASGPVPPNPSELLGSKGMADLVQLLQARFDIVLIDAPPLLPVTDAAVLATRAEGVLLVARVGRTRREQLRRAAEALRAVDARMVGTVLNMVPTKGPDAYYFGQYGNYAPRGRHARSSAVRAARVPAPDAGVGPARPLGAPMPTGSSSGTASSGASSSGASSSGASSSGVAAGRSSGRSSSAATAGRTGGIRGSAGDGGPGAVSVPAAREPIDADPSASAESGDPADLAGAGLRGGYAVPGRARARRSETRPGDVGRSATKPPADRRAPGGRPEGSPGPGGAPGTGGAPGTGGAPGTGGALGTGGAPGIGGSRSAGSSRGAGSADGDGADGGGSAVATGGRDSSRPPSDR, encoded by the coding sequence GTGGAGCTGCGTGACTATGTCCGCGTCCTTCGCCGCAGCTGGATGGTCATGGTGGCCTGCGTGGTGCTCGGCGGCCTGCTGGCCGCAGCCTCGACCTGGCGGGCGACGAAGGAGTATGCCGCGTCCGTGACCATGGTCGTCTCCTCGCCCGACAACGCCGAGGGCGCCGCCTCGGCCTACCAGGGCGGGCTGCTCTCCCAACAGCGGGTGAAGTCGTACGCGAACCTCGTGGCCAGCGAGCGGGTGGCGGCCTCCGTCATCGACCGGCTCCACCTGAAGACCACCCCGGAGGCGCTGCGGGGGCAGATCTCCGCGCAGGCCGTTCCGGACACCGTGCTGCTGCGTGCCATCGTCCGCGACCGGGTGCCCAGGCGGGCCCAGTCGATCGCCGACGCGGTCGGCGAGTCGTTCTCCGTCGCCGTCGCCCAGATCGAGGCGCCCGCGGACGACGAACCGCCGTCGGTCCGGGTGAGCGTCTGGGAACGCGCCAAGCTGCCGGTCTCGCCGGTCTCCCCGCAACCGACCCGCAACCTGGCCCTCGGTCTGCTGCTGGGGCTGATGGCCGGGGTGACGGTGGCGTTCACCCGCTTCCGCCTGGACACCAGCGTCTCCGGGGAGGAGGACGCGCGGGAGTCGACGGACCTGCCCAACCTGGCCGTGATCGCCTTCGACGCCGACGCGGTCCGCCGGCCGCTCATCACCAACGCCCGGCCGCACTCCGCCCGAGCGGAGGCCTTCCGCCAGCTCCGCACCAACCTGCAGTTCGTCGACGTGGACGCCGGCCCACGGTCGATCCTCGTCAGCAGCTCCGTGCCGGGCGAGGGCAAGACCACCACGATCTGCAACCTCGCCATCAGTCTGGCGCAGGGCGGTGCCCGGGTCTGCCTGATCGAGGGCGACCTGCGCCGGCCGTCGTTCGGCGACTATCTCGGCGTCGAGTCCGCGGCGGGCCTGACCTCCGTCCTCATCGGCGCCGCCGACCTCGACGACGTGCTGCAGCCGTGGGGCGAGGGGCGCGTGGGGGAGGGCCGGGTGGAGGTGCTCGCCTCCGGACCGGTCCCCCCGAACCCCAGCGAGCTGCTGGGCTCCAAGGGCATGGCCGACCTCGTCCAGCTGCTGCAGGCCCGATTCGACATCGTGCTGATCGACGCCCCACCCCTGCTGCCCGTGACCGACGCGGCGGTGCTGGCGACCCGGGCCGAGGGGGTGCTGCTGGTGGCGCGGGTCGGCCGGACCCGCCGCGAGCAGCTTCGCCGCGCCGCCGAGGCGCTGCGCGCGGTGGATGCCCGGATGGTCGGCACGGTGCTGAACATGGTCCCGACGAAGGGGCCGGACGCCTACTACTTCGGCCAGTACGGCAACTACGCACCGCGGGGCCGGCACGCCCGCTCATCGGCGGTGCGGGCGGCCAGAGTCCCCGCACCGGACGCCGGCGTCGGGCCCGCCCGGCCGCTCGGGGCCCCCATGCCGACCGGGTCGTCGTCGGGAACAGCATCATCGGGCGCGTCATCGTCGGGCGCGTCATCGTCGGGCGCGTCATCGTCGGGCGTGGCGGCGGGGAGGTCGTCGGGAAGGTCGTCGTCTGCTGCCACGGCCGGTCGTACCGGCGGCATCCGAGGCTCGGCCGGGGACGGCGGGCCTGGGGCAGTCTCCGTCCCGGCCGCGCGAGAACCGATCGACGCGGACCCGTCCGCCTCGGCGGAATCCGGCGACCCCGCCGACCTGGCCGGTGCCGGGCTACGCGGCGGCTACGCCGTCCCGGGGCGCGCCCGTGCCCGTCGGAGTGAGACTCGGCCGGGAGATGTCGGCAGGTCGGCGACGAAGCCGCCCGCGGATCGCCGCGCACCCGGCGGCCGGCCCGAAGGCTCTCCCGGTCCCGGCGGGGCACCCGGAACCGGCGGGGCACCCGGAACCGGCGGGGCACCCGGAACCGGCGGGGCACTCGGAACCGGCGGGGCACCCGGAATCGGTGGCTCGCGGAGCGCCGGCAGCTCGCGTGGCGCGGGCAGCGCGGATGGTGACGGCGCGGATGGTGGCGGCTCCGCCGTGGCGACGGGCGGACGCGACTCCTCCCGACCGCCGTCTGACCGGTGA
- a CDS encoding NAD(P)/FAD-dependent oxidoreductase, giving the protein MVTVDRQARDVPDRVAVIGGGMVGLCVAWFLQERGVRVTVFDRDRLTTGPSWAGAGSSWGNAGWLTPGLATPLPEPAVLRYGLKVLLRSDSPVYVPPVADAGLARFVAGFVRHSTTGRWRRAMRALAPLTRAALGAFDELAAGGVTAPTRAAAPFLAGYRDRADLDALLVELAEVRAAGQPVDAEVLDPLAARDLEPLLSEQVRYVASVHGQRFCDPGRFVAALADSVRARDGVVHESTAVAGLREAGDRVEVLGPLPAAGAFNAAVLATGAWLPRLARPFGVRLPVQAGRGYSFHVTTEQPPSGPIYFPASRVACTPIGDGLRVAGMMEFRHPDAPPDPRRTRAVVEATRGLLRGVDLEARTHEWVGPRPCTPDGLPLIGPTASPRVFVAGGHGMWGITLGPVTGRLLADAVVAGTPAADLAPFDPLR; this is encoded by the coding sequence ATGGTGACGGTGGACAGGCAGGCGCGGGACGTTCCTGATCGGGTGGCGGTGATCGGCGGCGGGATGGTCGGGCTGTGCGTGGCCTGGTTCCTGCAGGAACGCGGGGTGCGGGTGACGGTCTTCGACCGGGACCGGCTCACCACCGGGCCGAGCTGGGCCGGCGCCGGCTCGTCGTGGGGCAACGCGGGTTGGCTCACCCCCGGCCTCGCCACGCCGCTGCCGGAGCCGGCGGTGCTGCGCTACGGGCTGAAGGTGCTGCTGCGGTCGGACTCACCGGTGTACGTGCCGCCGGTTGCCGACGCCGGGCTCGCCCGCTTCGTCGCCGGGTTCGTCCGGCACAGCACGACGGGTCGCTGGCGGCGCGCCATGCGGGCACTCGCACCGCTGACCCGGGCGGCCCTCGGCGCGTTCGACGAGCTCGCCGCGGGCGGCGTGACCGCGCCGACCCGGGCCGCCGCGCCCTTCCTCGCCGGCTACCGGGACCGTGCCGACCTCGACGCGCTGCTCGTCGAGCTCGCCGAGGTGCGCGCCGCCGGCCAGCCGGTCGACGCCGAGGTGCTCGATCCCCTCGCCGCCCGCGATCTCGAGCCGCTGCTGTCCGAGCAGGTCCGATACGTCGCCTCCGTGCACGGGCAGCGGTTCTGCGACCCGGGGCGCTTCGTCGCGGCCCTCGCCGACAGCGTGCGGGCCCGCGATGGCGTGGTCCACGAGTCGACGGCCGTCGCGGGCCTGCGGGAGGCCGGCGACCGGGTCGAGGTGCTCGGCCCGCTCCCGGCGGCGGGCGCGTTCAACGCCGCGGTCCTCGCCACCGGCGCCTGGCTACCCAGGCTGGCCCGGCCCTTCGGGGTCCGCCTGCCCGTGCAGGCCGGTCGCGGCTACAGCTTCCACGTCACGACCGAGCAGCCACCGAGCGGGCCGATCTACTTCCCGGCCTCCCGGGTGGCCTGCACACCCATCGGCGACGGCCTGCGGGTCGCCGGGATGATGGAGTTCCGCCATCCGGACGCGCCGCCGGATCCGCGGCGCACCCGCGCGGTGGTCGAGGCTACGCGCGGCCTGCTGCGCGGGGTCGACCTCGAGGCCCGCACGCACGAGTGGGTCGGACCGCGTCCCTGCACGCCGGACGGGCTGCCGCTGATCGGCCCGACCGCATCGCCGCGGGTGTTCGTCGCGGGCGGTCACGGCATGTGGGGCATCACCCTGGGCCCGGTCACCGGCCGACTTCTCGCCGACGCCGTGGTCGCCGGCACCCCCGCGGCCGATCTGGCCCCCTTCGACCCGCTGCGCTGA
- a CDS encoding succinate dehydrogenase/fumarate reductase iron-sulfur subunit has product MKLTLRIWRQAGPAEPGRMVAYEVPDANPDMSFLELLDVLNERLTLEGEDPVTFDHDCREGICGSCGVVINGQAHGPRALTTTCQLHVRSFSDGDVIDVEPWRSVAFGVLKDLMVDRSGLDRIIQAGGYISAPTGSAPEAHSTPVPKPIADTAFDNATCIGCGACVAACPNGSAMLFTSAKVTHLNSLPQGAPERASRVLNLVEAMDAEGFGGCTNTGECTNACPKGIPLDSIATLNREYLRASLGRK; this is encoded by the coding sequence GTGAAGCTCACCCTGCGGATCTGGCGCCAGGCCGGCCCGGCCGAACCCGGCCGCATGGTGGCCTACGAGGTGCCCGACGCGAACCCGGACATGTCCTTCCTCGAACTGCTCGACGTGCTCAACGAGCGGCTCACCCTGGAGGGCGAGGACCCGGTCACCTTCGACCACGACTGTCGCGAGGGCATCTGCGGCTCCTGCGGCGTGGTCATCAACGGCCAGGCGCACGGTCCGCGCGCCCTGACCACCACGTGCCAGCTGCATGTGCGCTCGTTCTCCGACGGCGACGTGATCGACGTCGAGCCCTGGCGCTCGGTTGCGTTCGGCGTGCTCAAGGACCTGATGGTGGACCGGTCGGGCCTCGACCGGATCATCCAGGCCGGCGGGTACATCAGCGCGCCGACGGGGAGCGCCCCCGAGGCGCACTCCACGCCGGTACCGAAGCCGATCGCGGACACCGCGTTCGACAACGCCACCTGCATCGGCTGCGGAGCCTGCGTCGCCGCCTGCCCGAACGGTTCGGCGATGCTGTTCACCTCGGCGAAGGTGACGCACCTCAACAGCCTGCCGCAGGGGGCGCCGGAGCGGGCGAGCCGCGTGCTCAACCTGGTCGAGGCGATGGACGCCGAGGGCTTCGGCGGCTGCACGAACACCGGCGAGTGCACCAACGCCTGCCCGAAGGGCATCCCGCTGGACAGCATCGCGACCCTCAACCGCGAGTACCTGCGCGCCTCCCTCGGCCGCAAGTAG
- a CDS encoding DUF4012 domain-containing protein, whose translation MGGAGTSSRRGGRARWLVGGLAVAFAVIVGLTGWVAVRGLMARSELDEARTRITTLQRQVLAGDIPADGELRAQVAGIAERARSARSLTGDPVWSAFGRLPWAGCPLRSAAALVRAVDTMAGAGLPAVADLGGDLSPDRLRHQMTINVSALAAARAPAQRAAAALSALQVAAERTETCGWPGRVSGVEDARAEVIDRGRTLSGALDSVALAARIGPDMLGATERRRYLLIVQNPAESRATGGIIGGFGLLTADQGRLSLDGISGNGSLPGGPTQQTPATMLPGPFAARYASFWPDRVWANANLTPDYPTVGKLYSHLYQSGTGIDVDGTISVDPTTLSYLLAASRPAVLPDGQVVTAANLVDLVESRVYARIPTVPARDRFFAQVGQAVYAAVESGSGDTTKLLTALSRAAGEGRLSLSSNHADEQDVLSTTALGGALPTGSGPYLAVVTQNATASKLDYWLRRRTIYRVQRLPNGAGAVTIAVQLTNVAPDGLPEYVRDRQDVRGRGTNPQAQNNLWLSVYTGRDSLFAGAHLDGQPVGLTSGSEDGLPVVSTYLTVDRGQTRTLELKVLEPQAGPALAVRPQPLPVPERLDVEGVPITSPWSRRVKN comes from the coding sequence GTGGGTGGCGCAGGGACGTCCAGCCGACGCGGCGGACGGGCCCGCTGGCTGGTCGGAGGCCTCGCCGTCGCGTTCGCGGTGATCGTGGGCCTCACCGGCTGGGTGGCTGTCCGCGGTCTGATGGCCCGCTCCGAGCTCGACGAGGCGCGCACGCGCATCACGACGTTGCAGCGGCAGGTGCTGGCCGGGGACATCCCGGCGGACGGCGAGCTGCGGGCACAGGTGGCGGGGATCGCCGAACGGGCCCGGTCCGCCCGGTCACTCACCGGCGACCCGGTGTGGTCGGCCTTCGGACGCCTGCCGTGGGCGGGCTGCCCGCTGCGCTCGGCGGCGGCGCTCGTGCGGGCCGTCGACACGATGGCCGGCGCCGGGCTGCCGGCCGTCGCGGATCTCGGCGGTGACCTCAGTCCGGACCGGCTGCGTCACCAGATGACGATCAACGTCTCGGCGTTGGCGGCGGCCCGCGCGCCGGCGCAGCGGGCCGCAGCGGCGCTGTCGGCGCTGCAGGTGGCGGCCGAGAGAACCGAGACCTGCGGCTGGCCGGGTCGGGTCAGCGGCGTCGAGGACGCCCGCGCCGAGGTGATCGACCGCGGGCGGACCCTGTCCGGGGCGTTGGACAGCGTGGCGCTGGCGGCCCGCATCGGGCCGGACATGCTCGGCGCCACCGAGCGGCGGCGCTACCTGCTGATCGTCCAGAACCCCGCCGAGTCCCGGGCGACCGGCGGGATCATCGGCGGCTTCGGCCTGCTGACCGCGGATCAGGGGCGCCTGTCCCTCGACGGCATCTCCGGCAACGGGTCGCTGCCCGGCGGTCCCACCCAGCAGACCCCGGCCACCATGTTGCCGGGCCCGTTCGCGGCGCGCTATGCGTCGTTCTGGCCGGACCGGGTGTGGGCCAACGCCAACCTGACGCCCGACTACCCCACGGTCGGCAAGCTCTACTCCCACCTCTACCAGTCCGGGACCGGCATCGACGTGGACGGCACCATCAGCGTCGACCCGACCACGCTGTCCTATCTGCTGGCGGCGAGCCGCCCCGCGGTACTGCCCGACGGCCAGGTCGTCACCGCGGCGAACCTGGTCGACCTCGTCGAGTCCAGGGTGTACGCCCGCATCCCGACGGTGCCTGCCCGGGACCGTTTCTTCGCGCAGGTGGGCCAGGCCGTCTATGCGGCGGTGGAATCGGGCAGCGGGGACACGACGAAGCTGCTCACGGCCTTGTCCAGGGCGGCGGGGGAGGGGCGACTCAGTCTGTCAAGTAACCACGCCGATGAGCAGGACGTTCTTTCGACGACCGCGCTGGGTGGCGCGTTGCCGACGGGATCCGGGCCCTATCTCGCCGTCGTCACGCAGAACGCCACGGCGAGCAAGCTCGACTACTGGCTTCGCCGCCGGACCATCTATCGGGTGCAGCGGCTACCGAACGGGGCCGGTGCGGTGACGATCGCCGTCCAACTGACCAACGTGGCCCCCGACGGCCTGCCGGAGTACGTCCGCGATCGTCAGGATGTCCGCGGACGCGGGACCAACCCGCAGGCCCAGAACAACCTGTGGCTGTCGGTGTACACGGGTCGGGACAGCCTGTTCGCCGGTGCCCATCTCGACGGCCAGCCGGTCGGGCTGACCAGCGGTTCCGAGGACGGCCTGCCCGTCGTCTCCACCTACCTGACCGTCGACCGCGGCCAGACCAGGACCCTGGAACTCAAGGTGCTCGAGCCGCAGGCGGGCCCCGCGCTCGCGGTCCGTCCCCAGCCGCTGCCGGTGCCCGAGCGCCTCGACGTCGAGGGGGTGCCGATCACTTCTCCCTGGTCACGCAGAGTCAAGAACTGA
- a CDS encoding fumarate reductase/succinate dehydrogenase flavoprotein subunit: protein MSFYKLGDDIADTTAPDVPIEQRWDRRRFDAKLVNPANRRRHSVIVVGTGLAGGAAGATLAEQGYHVIQFCYQDSPRRAHSIAAQGGINAAKNYRNDGDSVYRLFYDTVKGGDFRSRESNVYRLAQTSTQIIDQCVAQGVPFAREYGGLLDTRSFGGVQVARTFYARGQTGQQLLIGAYQALSRQIDAGNVEMHARTEMLDLIVIDGRARGIVARDLITGQISTYIADAVVLATGGYGNVFYLSTNAKNSNASAIWRAHRRGAYFANPCYTQIHPTCIPRSGDHQSKLTLMSESLRNDGRIWVPKNPGDTRSPDQIPEADRDYYLERIYPGFGNLVPRDIASRAAKNQCDLGRGVGPGGLGVYLDFADAIKRMGEAAVREKYGNLFEMYDRITGEDPYKVPMRIYPAIHYTMGGLWVDYDLQSTIPGCFVIGEANFSDHGANRLGASALMQGLADGYFVLPPMLGNYIASNTFAKVDASHPEVAATVAEATGRLDRLLSIDGERTVDSFHRELGEILWDECGMARSEDGLRKALGRLPELREEFWRSVKVPGSGATINQSLERANRVSDFLELGELLCVDALHREESCGGHFRVESQTPDGEARRDDDRFAYAAAWEFGGTGGTPILHREPLEFDYVHLAQRNYA from the coding sequence ATGTCCTTCTACAAGCTCGGCGACGACATCGCCGACACCACCGCGCCGGACGTGCCGATCGAGCAGCGCTGGGACAGGCGCCGCTTCGACGCCAAGCTGGTCAACCCGGCGAACCGGCGGCGACACAGCGTGATCGTCGTCGGGACGGGCCTGGCCGGCGGGGCCGCCGGAGCGACCCTCGCCGAGCAGGGCTACCACGTCATCCAGTTCTGCTACCAGGACTCGCCGCGCCGGGCGCACTCCATCGCCGCGCAGGGTGGCATCAACGCCGCGAAGAACTACCGCAACGACGGCGACTCGGTCTACCGGCTGTTCTACGACACGGTCAAGGGCGGCGACTTCCGGTCCCGGGAGTCCAACGTCTACCGGCTCGCGCAGACGTCGACCCAGATCATCGACCAGTGCGTGGCGCAGGGTGTGCCGTTCGCCCGCGAGTACGGCGGCCTGCTCGACACCCGGTCGTTCGGCGGCGTGCAGGTCGCGCGGACCTTCTACGCCCGCGGCCAGACGGGCCAGCAGCTGCTGATCGGCGCCTACCAGGCGTTGTCGCGCCAGATCGACGCCGGCAACGTCGAGATGCACGCGCGCACCGAGATGCTCGACCTGATCGTCATCGACGGCCGCGCCCGCGGCATCGTCGCCCGTGACCTGATCACCGGCCAGATCTCGACCTACATCGCCGACGCGGTCGTGCTGGCCACCGGCGGGTACGGCAACGTGTTCTACCTGTCGACGAACGCGAAGAACTCCAACGCGAGCGCGATCTGGCGGGCCCACCGGCGTGGGGCCTACTTCGCCAACCCGTGCTACACGCAGATCCACCCGACCTGCATCCCGCGTTCCGGCGACCACCAGTCCAAGCTCACCCTGATGAGCGAGTCGCTGCGCAACGACGGCCGGATCTGGGTGCCGAAGAACCCCGGCGACACCCGTTCGCCGGACCAGATCCCCGAGGCCGACCGCGACTACTACCTCGAGCGGATCTACCCGGGCTTCGGCAACCTGGTCCCCCGCGACATCGCCTCCCGCGCGGCGAAGAACCAGTGCGACCTGGGCCGCGGGGTCGGCCCCGGCGGCCTGGGCGTCTACCTCGACTTCGCCGACGCGATCAAGCGGATGGGCGAGGCCGCCGTCCGCGAGAAGTACGGCAACCTGTTCGAGATGTACGACCGGATCACCGGCGAGGACCCGTACAAGGTCCCGATGCGGATCTACCCGGCCATCCACTACACGATGGGTGGCCTGTGGGTGGACTACGACCTGCAGAGCACCATCCCGGGCTGCTTCGTCATCGGCGAGGCGAACTTCTCCGACCACGGCGCCAACCGGCTCGGCGCGAGCGCGCTGATGCAGGGCCTGGCCGACGGCTACTTCGTCCTGCCGCCGATGCTGGGCAACTACATCGCCTCGAACACGTTCGCCAAGGTCGACGCCAGCCACCCCGAGGTGGCCGCGACGGTCGCCGAGGCGACGGGCCGGCTGGACCGGCTGCTGTCGATCGACGGCGAGCGCACCGTCGACTCGTTCCACCGCGAGCTCGGCGAGATCCTCTGGGACGAGTGCGGGATGGCGCGCAGCGAGGACGGCCTGCGCAAGGCGCTGGGTCGGCTGCCCGAGCTGCGCGAGGAGTTCTGGCGCTCGGTGAAGGTGCCCGGCAGTGGCGCCACCATCAACCAGAGCCTGGAGCGGGCCAACCGGGTGTCGGACTTCCTCGAGCTCGGCGAGCTGCTGTGCGTCGACGCGCTGCACCGCGAGGAGTCCTGCGGCGGTCACTTCCGGGTCGAGAGCCAGACCCCGGACGGGGAGGCCCGCCGCGACGACGACCGGTTCGCCTACGCCGCCGCCTGGGAGTTCGGCGGCACCGGCGGCACCCCGATCCTGCACCGGGAGCCACTCGAGTTCGACTACGTCCACCTCGCCCAGCGCAACTACGCGTGA